One segment of Anaerohalosphaeraceae bacterium DNA contains the following:
- a CDS encoding DNRLRE domain-containing protein encodes MTRTLRYTFFAAVFVLGAVCSAEVLLYDTFADGSRTETSLPTQSAVWFSHPANLTVSSGSLAVNQLAIGNTSSKMWTYFAPNGSPVSLGVGEKLAAEIKFTPRGAMYSTTSKNFRLGLFYDPTDAQLLQDTNSDNGGGRWYDSRGYAVMFTLSPDSTAGTIQVSKRTNVTGTDGLLSSTGTYTWNTGSGQAANLSLNTQYTMNLVLERTAEAEMKVTFTFLQGSTVIASNTLIDNGLGSLPIYTSFDQLFFRLSTYTGTADIVDYNSIKIEKIPAAYGGPLVGIEHVFPAVQSCRTELFDGVNPRMNDNRTDSSKLSVRSDEKAAKSWIKFDLSSLEPEESSSLRAAILKITSITDKTGTTQLSYVKDSCLDNIGWTETTLTWNNAPGNIPSNDGQTPADPSFTVTDLRANLDPAKAAFLAVVDYSSGCVVGDSFTFDAMPAIQEDSDGIVQFVLHGATGLINFATHDHATVAYRPTLTILLPPLGADWPIPYQDQTVQTSLAFLQWTNPEPNLPSGTITCDVYLGTEPNRLLMDKVTLGPGVNIAAVNAANFPHFAPLQNRQRYYWIVDVHDTTREGVLEGLIWSFYVNDNTAPTVNAGPDQIAWGLPKVIALDGTTSDDGLPVPPGAYTVQWTQVSGPTVSINPDNAEDASVEITAPGVYEFRLTANDGEKQTYDTVKVVVGETSCQASHLSTGQPYMVGDFNQDCIVDLEDFAQLLSKNWQNCTDQLVGCN; translated from the coding sequence ATGACAAGGACACTTCGGTACACCTTTTTTGCTGCGGTTTTTGTACTGGGGGCTGTCTGTTCGGCGGAGGTTCTGCTTTATGACACATTTGCCGACGGAAGCCGTACAGAAACCAGCCTGCCGACACAGTCGGCCGTGTGGTTTTCGCATCCGGCCAATCTAACGGTCAGCAGCGGCTCTTTGGCCGTCAATCAGCTGGCGATCGGAAACACCAGTTCCAAGATGTGGACATATTTTGCTCCGAACGGTTCCCCTGTGTCGCTGGGGGTAGGAGAAAAGCTTGCAGCTGAGATTAAGTTCACCCCTCGCGGTGCAATGTACAGCACGACATCCAAAAACTTCCGACTGGGACTATTCTATGACCCGACGGACGCTCAGCTTCTGCAGGATACCAACTCGGATAACGGCGGGGGACGCTGGTATGACTCGCGGGGGTATGCCGTGATGTTTACGCTTAGTCCGGATTCAACGGCCGGGACGATTCAGGTCAGTAAACGGACGAATGTCACAGGAACAGATGGGCTGCTGAGTTCTACGGGGACCTATACCTGGAATACCGGTTCCGGGCAGGCGGCTAATTTGAGTCTCAATACGCAATATACAATGAATCTGGTACTTGAGCGAACAGCTGAAGCGGAAATGAAGGTGACGTTTACATTTCTGCAAGGCAGTACTGTGATAGCTTCGAACACCCTGATTGATAACGGTTTGGGCAGTCTTCCGATTTACACGTCGTTTGACCAGCTGTTCTTCCGTCTGTCAACCTACACGGGGACGGCGGATATTGTCGATTACAACAGCATCAAGATTGAAAAGATTCCGGCGGCTTACGGCGGCCCTTTGGTGGGCATAGAGCATGTCTTTCCGGCGGTTCAAAGCTGCCGAACGGAACTCTTCGACGGAGTAAATCCTCGGATGAATGACAACAGGACAGACAGCTCCAAACTTTCCGTCCGAAGTGATGAGAAGGCGGCAAAATCCTGGATTAAATTTGACCTGAGCAGTCTGGAGCCGGAGGAATCGAGTTCTCTTCGAGCGGCGATTCTGAAGATCACTTCAATTACCGACAAGACCGGAACGACCCAGCTGTCCTACGTCAAGGACAGCTGTCTGGATAATATCGGCTGGACGGAAACGACATTAACATGGAATAACGCCCCCGGGAATATCCCCAGCAATGACGGGCAGACTCCGGCCGATCCAAGTTTTACCGTTACTGATCTTCGAGCCAATCTGGATCCAGCCAAGGCCGCTTTTCTTGCAGTTGTAGATTATTCTTCCGGCTGTGTTGTAGGAGATTCGTTTACATTTGATGCGATGCCTGCGATTCAGGAAGACAGTGACGGAATCGTGCAGTTTGTTCTTCATGGGGCCACCGGCCTAATCAATTTTGCCACCCATGATCATGCGACGGTTGCCTACCGTCCGACACTGACCATTCTTTTGCCTCCGCTTGGGGCGGACTGGCCGATACCGTACCAGGACCAGACGGTTCAGACCAGCTTGGCGTTTCTGCAGTGGACCAATCCGGAGCCGAATCTTCCGAGCGGGACCATCACCTGCGATGTGTATCTGGGCACGGAGCCCAACCGGCTTCTGATGGATAAGGTGACGCTGGGACCGGGTGTGAATATTGCCGCTGTCAATGCGGCGAACTTCCCGCATTTTGCCCCCTTGCAGAACCGCCAGCGGTATTATTGGATTGTGGATGTGCATGATACAACCCGTGAAGGGGTGCTCGAGGGTCTGATTTGGTCCTTCTATGTAAATGATAACACGGCACCGACTGTCAATGCCGGGCCGGATCAAATTGCATGGGGACTGCCGAAAGTGATTGCTCTGGACGGAACCACTTCGGATGACGGGCTGCCTGTTCCTCCGGGGGCCTATACAGTCCAGTGGACGCAGGTGAGCGGCCCGACGGTCAGCATCAATCCGGATAATGCAGAGGATGCTTCGGTGGAAATCACAGCGCCTGGTGTGTATGAATTCCGATTGACCGCCAATGACGGTGAGAAGCAGACCTATGATACGGTGAAAGTGGTGGTTGGGGAAACCAGCTGCCAGGCCTCGCATCTGTCCACGGGACAGCCGTATATGGTCGGTGATTTCAATCAGGACTGCATTGTGGACCTGGAGGACTTTGCCCAGCTGCTCAGCAAGAACTGGCAGAACTGCACAGACCAGCTGGTCGGGTGCAACTAA
- a CDS encoding homocysteine S-methyltransferase family protein, which yields MFFLDGAMGTQLFARGVQQGQCVERLNAERPQIVAEVHRAYLEAGCDAVLTNTFGGNSLSLRRHRVDARTEQLNEAGARLARREAGPDRYVLGDIGPCGDFLEPIGTLKTEDLKAAFVRQIRGLLDGGVDGFLIETMTALEEIEVAIEAVRSVCADLPILVSLAFDPAKESFRTMMGVSPQQAVGRLAGLGIAAVGFNCGTLDMDSYVRLAQEFAGALAGKKVLLLAEPNAGKPRLEGERAVYDLAPEEFACGLERIHQAGAAIVGGCCGTTPEHLAAAVKHLRR from the coding sequence GTGTTTTTCCTGGACGGGGCGATGGGCACCCAGCTGTTTGCCCGCGGTGTTCAGCAGGGACAGTGCGTCGAGCGGCTGAATGCGGAACGGCCCCAGATTGTAGCAGAGGTTCATCGAGCATATCTGGAAGCCGGCTGTGATGCTGTGCTGACCAATACCTTCGGGGGCAATTCGCTTTCGCTGCGGCGGCACAGGGTCGATGCCCGGACGGAACAGCTGAATGAGGCGGGCGCCCGCCTGGCACGCCGGGAGGCCGGGCCGGACCGGTATGTGCTCGGCGATATCGGCCCGTGCGGGGATTTTCTGGAGCCCATCGGAACGCTCAAAACGGAAGACCTGAAAGCTGCTTTTGTGCGGCAGATTCGGGGGCTTCTGGACGGCGGCGTGGACGGCTTTCTGATTGAAACGATGACGGCTCTGGAGGAGATTGAGGTTGCGATAGAGGCCGTTCGGTCGGTTTGTGCGGATTTGCCGATTTTGGTTTCGCTGGCGTTTGACCCGGCCAAAGAGAGTTTTCGGACAATGATGGGGGTTTCGCCGCAGCAGGCCGTCGGTCGGCTGGCGGGGCTGGGGATTGCGGCTGTCGGCTTTAACTGCGGCACACTCGATATGGATTCCTATGTTCGTCTGGCGCAGGAGTTTGCCGGGGCTTTGGCGGGCAAGAAGGTTCTCTTGCTGGCCGAACCCAATGCCGGCAAGCCGCGTCTGGAGGGGGAGCGGGCGGTCTATGACCTTGCACCGGAGGAGTTTGCCTGCGGGTTGGAGCGGATTCATCAGGCCGGGGCGGCGATTGTAGGCGGCTGCTGCGGGACGACGCCGGAGCATCTGGCCGCAGCCGTCAAACACCTCCGCCGCTGA
- a CDS encoding PEP-CTERM sorting domain-containing protein yields MKKAFLLLLVLAAGTLGQAAVILHDTFSDGDRTDTNLPYESGFWASSPADVTTTPGNVRLDMASSSRRMHTYFAPAGSPISLGVGQKLIATIDIIPEVAFIDSTSRNFRFGLFYNDAQYAQDSVGDSGISNGWQDATGYAAQFSMGVADAAYARVGKRTNLTGGYTLLGTDAAYTWGSNSLTKATGLSLNTVYTLTLMLDYQSASEMLVSFAFSQGQNALVTASLTDNGLGGQPLYTNFDFLLLRLSNNQGTAEVVNFQSIKIEYIPEPATLALLGLGGLLTFRRSC; encoded by the coding sequence ATGAAGAAAGCATTTCTTTTACTGCTGGTATTGGCTGCCGGCACCCTCGGTCAGGCCGCTGTAATTCTCCATGATACATTCTCTGATGGAGATCGTACAGACACGAACCTGCCGTATGAGTCGGGCTTTTGGGCTTCTTCTCCGGCGGATGTGACGACCACGCCGGGAAATGTGCGTCTGGATATGGCCTCAAGCAGCCGACGGATGCACACCTATTTTGCTCCGGCGGGTTCACCGATTTCGCTGGGAGTCGGCCAGAAACTCATTGCAACAATTGATATCATTCCGGAAGTAGCATTTATTGACTCAACCAGCCGTAATTTCCGTTTCGGCCTGTTCTATAATGATGCTCAGTATGCTCAGGACAGTGTCGGCGACAGCGGAATCAGCAACGGTTGGCAGGATGCAACAGGTTATGCAGCCCAGTTCAGCATGGGTGTAGCGGATGCCGCCTATGCCAGAGTCGGCAAGCGAACAAACTTGACAGGAGGATATACTCTTCTGGGTACTGATGCGGCCTATACGTGGGGCAGCAACAGCCTTACGAAAGCCACCGGCTTGTCTCTGAACACTGTTTATACGTTGACCCTGATGCTGGATTATCAGTCTGCCAGTGAAATGCTGGTATCGTTTGCATTTTCACAAGGGCAAAATGCGTTGGTTACGGCCTCTCTGACGGATAACGGTCTGGGCGGCCAGCCGCTTTATACGAACTTTGACTTCCTGCTCTTGCGGCTGTCCAACAATCAGGGTACGGCGGAAGTTGTGAATTTTCAGAGTATCAAGATTGAGTATATTCCGGAACCGGCAACACTGGCTTTGCTCGGGTTGGGTGGTCTGCTGACGTTCCGCAGGAGTTGCTGA
- a CDS encoding helix-hairpin-helix domain-containing protein codes for MAADDSNGSPDAGTGIGLEKGIRGVQAVVGLCIVSGLFWGWMCFRQQEGKAGAGLAGTVNPNTASMGSLMRLEGIGPVRALQMLRYRQQTDGRSFERPEDLENVSGIGPKTVSKMAPFLAFEQEQMTTEETNEGQNVGMGD; via the coding sequence ATGGCAGCCGATGATTCGAACGGTTCTCCGGATGCAGGCACCGGCATCGGTCTTGAAAAGGGCATTCGAGGGGTGCAGGCGGTTGTGGGGCTGTGTATTGTTTCCGGGCTGTTTTGGGGATGGATGTGTTTTCGACAGCAGGAGGGAAAGGCGGGAGCGGGTCTTGCGGGTACGGTGAATCCGAATACGGCTTCAATGGGCAGCCTGATGCGGCTGGAGGGGATTGGACCGGTGCGGGCCCTGCAGATGCTTCGGTATCGGCAGCAGACAGACGGAAGGAGTTTTGAGAGGCCGGAGGATTTGGAAAACGTATCAGGAATCGGCCCGAAAACCGTCTCAAAAATGGCTCCGTTTCTTGCTTTTGAGCAGGAACAGATGACAACCGAGGAAACAAACGAAGGTCAGAATGTCGGAATGGGAGATTAA